A region of Thermovibrio ammonificans HB-1 DNA encodes the following proteins:
- a CDS encoding Crp/Fnr family transcriptional regulator, with amino-acid sequence MVKVELAKEFPLFENFTEKELKEIAEYLDYKVFPKGEVLFEEGDPGDKIFFIVKGRVGLYRPDPFGNPVKVAVSDEGTPLGELSFFSNRLHSSKGVALKETHALILTKEGYEKLKEQDPHLAVKLLEEIARVIAERLKEMNKKFVDTTCFIWGGPKK; translated from the coding sequence ATGGTAAAGGTTGAGCTGGCCAAAGAGTTTCCGCTGTTTGAGAACTTTACCGAGAAGGAGCTGAAGGAGATTGCCGAGTACCTCGACTACAAGGTCTTCCCCAAGGGGGAAGTTCTGTTTGAAGAGGGAGACCCGGGCGACAAGATATTCTTCATCGTTAAGGGAAGAGTCGGACTCTACAGGCCCGACCCGTTCGGCAACCCCGTGAAGGTGGCCGTTAGCGACGAGGGCACTCCCCTCGGAGAGCTCTCCTTCTTCAGCAACAGGCTCCACTCCTCAAAGGGGGTTGCCCTTAAGGAGACCCACGCCCTTATCCTGACCAAGGAAGGGTACGAGAAGCTGAAGGAGCAGGACCCCCACCTGGCGGTGAAGCTCCTTGAGGAGATAGCCAGGGTAATAGCCGAAAGGCTCAAAGAGATGAACAAGAAGTTCGTGGATACAACCTGCTTCATCTGGGGAGGTCCTAAGAAGTGA
- the nuoH gene encoding NADH-quinone oxidoreductase subunit NuoH produces the protein MTEHLLSLLFIVLLMLVAVPPITYLERKVLGHMQQRPGPMVVGPHGILQPLADAIKLIFKEDVVPKGADRLLFMLAPSFSVFAALLAASVVPIGFINAVPMKSALLFVMAMSAISIYALFLAGYSSNDKYSFLAGMRAAAQVLGFELPMGFALMAAVILFGSFDFNEIVKWQQAHGWGILYQPIAFLIFLIMMVAEVGRPPFDLPEGESELVGGFHTEYSGMRFAAFFFGEYINIIVLSLVVTLLFFGGWSGPFADKFPVLGVVYHLGKAAFFVFLTFWLRATFPRYRFDQMLSIMWKVMLPLSILNLFVAAFEALVVR, from the coding sequence GTGACAGAGCACCTGTTGAGCTTGCTTTTCATAGTTCTGCTGATGCTCGTGGCGGTTCCTCCCATCACTTACCTTGAACGTAAAGTCCTCGGCCACATGCAGCAGCGTCCCGGGCCTATGGTTGTAGGTCCTCACGGGATACTTCAACCTCTGGCCGACGCCATAAAGCTCATTTTCAAAGAGGACGTTGTTCCGAAGGGAGCAGACAGGCTCCTCTTTATGCTCGCTCCCTCCTTTAGCGTTTTTGCAGCCCTACTTGCCGCCTCGGTGGTTCCGATTGGCTTTATAAACGCCGTGCCTATGAAGTCTGCCCTCCTCTTTGTAATGGCTATGAGTGCCATCTCCATATACGCCCTGTTCCTTGCGGGCTACTCCTCCAACGATAAGTACTCGTTCCTTGCCGGAATGAGGGCTGCGGCTCAGGTCCTCGGCTTTGAGCTGCCGATGGGGTTTGCCCTTATGGCCGCCGTTATACTTTTTGGCTCCTTCGACTTTAACGAGATAGTTAAGTGGCAGCAGGCCCACGGCTGGGGAATACTCTACCAGCCTATAGCTTTCCTCATATTCCTCATTATGATGGTTGCCGAAGTCGGGCGTCCGCCCTTCGACCTTCCCGAAGGTGAGAGTGAGCTTGTCGGAGGTTTTCACACCGAGTACTCGGGTATGCGTTTTGCGGCCTTTTTCTTCGGGGAGTACATCAACATTATCGTCCTCTCCCTGGTTGTGACCCTCCTCTTCTTCGGAGGTTGGAGCGGACCCTTTGCAGATAAGTTTCCCGTTCTCGGTGTGGTTTACCACCTGGGAAAGGCGGCCTTTTTCGTGTTCCTGACCTTCTGGCTCAGGGCAACGTTCCCCCGTTACAGGTTCGACCAGATGCTCTCGATTATGTGGAAGGTGATGCTTCCCCTCTCTATTTTGAACCTGTTCGTTGCGGCTTTTGAAGCTCTGGTGGTGAGGTAG
- the nuoI gene encoding NADH-quinone oxidoreductase subunit NuoI, translating to MSILKKALMIDLLKGMKVTLKTAFKPTVTVHYPFEKVPPRERFRGIHALKLNPDGSYRCEACYLCAEMCPSNVIDMEMTEGKDGKKELVDFTVDLTRCLFCGLCVEACPRDAIVMTDIYEFSQYEVGKLILHKEDLMKLGRYYQERERSRRG from the coding sequence ATGAGCATACTGAAAAAGGCCTTGATGATAGACCTCTTGAAGGGAATGAAGGTTACGCTCAAAACCGCCTTCAAGCCTACCGTTACCGTTCACTACCCCTTTGAGAAGGTTCCTCCCAGGGAGAGGTTCCGGGGGATACACGCCTTAAAGCTCAATCCTGACGGCTCTTACAGGTGTGAGGCCTGCTACCTGTGTGCCGAGATGTGCCCGAGTAACGTTATCGATATGGAGATGACAGAGGGGAAAGACGGCAAAAAGGAGCTTGTTGACTTTACCGTTGACCTTACTCGCTGCCTTTTCTGCGGGCTCTGCGTTGAGGCGTGCCCCAGGGATGCCATAGTGATGACCGATATCTACGAGTTCTCCCAGTACGAAGTGGGTAAACTTATCCTTCACAAGGAAGACCTTATGAAGCTCGGACGCTACTACCAGGAGAGGGAGAGGAGTAGGAGAGGGTGA
- a CDS encoding NADH-quinone oxidoreductase subunit J family protein, translating into MAEFFYYLFGVIAVVFAAVAVTAKNVIRGGVALLGTFVALGGLYFSVGAEFIGIVQVIVYGGAIIVLYLFALMTLDLKRMEGEPVRLFSVAAGGFLSLALVAIIVYGGFSFFGSVHPAVSTAKGLAGPLFYRFLLPFEVVSVLLLVATIGAVSVGRGKE; encoded by the coding sequence ATGGCTGAGTTTTTCTACTACCTGTTCGGCGTTATTGCCGTTGTTTTTGCGGCTGTTGCCGTTACCGCTAAAAACGTTATCAGGGGAGGGGTTGCCCTCCTGGGGACCTTTGTAGCGCTCGGAGGCCTCTACTTTTCGGTTGGAGCCGAGTTTATAGGCATAGTTCAGGTTATAGTCTACGGAGGGGCGATAATAGTTCTCTACCTGTTTGCCCTTATGACCTTAGACCTGAAGAGGATGGAGGGAGAACCTGTAAGGCTCTTTTCGGTTGCTGCCGGTGGGTTCCTGTCTTTGGCCCTTGTTGCCATTATAGTTTACGGAGGGTTCAGCTTTTTTGGGAGCGTTCACCCGGCGGTTTCTACGGCTAAGGGTCTTGCAGGTCCGCTCTTTTATAGGTTTCTGCTGCCTTTTGAAGTTGTCTCCGTTCTCCTATTGGTTGCTACAATCGGGGCAGTTTCGGTTGGAAGGGGGAAGGAATGA
- the nuoK gene encoding NADH-quinone oxidoreductase subunit NuoK, producing the protein MSPFGLFLVSALLFGIGMFGVIVRRNVISLFFSLELLLNSVNVLLVGFSKLHGNLFGEIFVFFVLAVAAAEAAVGLAIVVALYRLRKSTNTEDFSLLRW; encoded by the coding sequence ATGAGCCCTTTCGGACTTTTCCTTGTGAGTGCGTTGCTTTTCGGTATAGGTATGTTTGGGGTTATCGTTAGGAGAAACGTTATCTCCCTCTTTTTCTCCCTTGAGCTCCTTCTCAACAGCGTAAACGTTCTCCTTGTAGGTTTTTCGAAGCTCCACGGTAACCTGTTCGGTGAGATTTTCGTCTTTTTCGTCCTTGCGGTTGCTGCCGCCGAGGCGGCGGTGGGCCTTGCGATTGTTGTGGCCCTTTACAGGCTCAGGAAGAGCACCAACACGGAAGATTTCTCTCTGCTGAGGTGGTAG
- the nuoL gene encoding NADH-quinone oxidoreductase subunit L: protein MGVNFAIAVLPLVSFLLAGFGVLFRIPSFKNRSHYFGLVAVGISLLFSFVELFKVMGGEVITEHWFTWVVSGGLSASFGAYVDSLTAVMLVVVTFVSFFVHMYSIGYMKGDPGYDRFFAYLGLFTFSMLVLVMSPNFLQLFFGWEAVGLSSYLLIGFWFKRKRAADAAIKAFLMNRVGDFLFILGIVLIFWTFNSLDFDAVFSSVNGVSKGIVSAIALLLLGGAVGKSAQFPLHTWLADAMEGPTPISALIHAATMVAAGVFMVARCAPIYDASSVLEVVGIIGVITAFGAATIGLTQFDIKRVLAYSTLSQLGYMFAALGVGAYVFAMFHLFTHAFFKALLFLGSGSVIHAMDGEQDIRRMGGLYKYMPVTTVTFIIGTLALVGIPPLAGFFSKEEIILSTYANGHLVFWFFLVVGAMLTALYMGRLVFLVFFGEERFEPREKKHLHESPAVMTVPLIVLSVPSVFAGFLKEWFEHFVGEVVPNHVHEVEAGVKLFVSATTLSLAVFGLFVAALFYYWRKLSPEAITENPLIRPLYLLLYNKYYFDEIYGFLFVRGVGFGGGKLANFVDRYVIDGIVNGVAVVTKWCGEALRITQTGVVNNYAAYFALGIILAALILLLV from the coding sequence ATGGGAGTGAACTTTGCCATAGCCGTTTTACCCCTTGTATCGTTTCTGCTTGCAGGTTTCGGGGTTCTGTTCAGGATACCCTCCTTTAAGAACCGCTCCCACTACTTCGGCCTTGTTGCTGTTGGAATCTCCCTGCTCTTTTCATTTGTGGAGCTCTTCAAGGTAATGGGCGGGGAAGTTATCACCGAGCACTGGTTTACCTGGGTGGTTTCCGGCGGACTCTCTGCCTCCTTCGGGGCTTACGTAGACTCCCTTACGGCAGTTATGCTGGTTGTTGTGACCTTTGTCTCCTTCTTCGTTCACATGTACTCAATAGGCTACATGAAGGGAGACCCCGGCTACGACAGGTTCTTTGCCTACTTGGGGCTTTTCACCTTCTCCATGCTGGTTCTGGTTATGTCTCCCAACTTTTTGCAGCTTTTCTTCGGTTGGGAGGCGGTTGGCCTTTCTTCTTACCTGCTTATAGGCTTTTGGTTTAAGAGGAAGAGGGCTGCAGATGCGGCCATTAAGGCCTTCCTTATGAACAGGGTGGGCGACTTCCTCTTCATCCTCGGGATTGTGCTTATATTCTGGACCTTCAACAGCCTCGACTTCGATGCCGTTTTCTCCTCGGTTAACGGCGTTTCCAAGGGGATTGTTTCTGCCATAGCCCTGCTTCTCCTCGGCGGTGCTGTGGGTAAGTCGGCGCAGTTTCCGCTACACACCTGGCTTGCCGACGCCATGGAGGGCCCGACTCCCATATCCGCCCTCATTCACGCGGCTACTATGGTTGCTGCGGGTGTTTTTATGGTTGCCCGCTGCGCTCCAATATACGATGCGAGTTCGGTTCTTGAGGTTGTAGGCATTATAGGTGTTATTACGGCCTTCGGTGCGGCCACTATCGGTCTTACCCAGTTCGATATAAAGAGGGTGCTTGCCTACTCTACCCTCTCTCAGCTCGGTTACATGTTTGCGGCTTTGGGGGTTGGTGCTTACGTGTTTGCGATGTTTCACCTGTTTACCCACGCCTTCTTTAAGGCCCTGCTCTTTTTGGGTTCCGGTAGCGTTATCCACGCCATGGACGGTGAGCAGGATATAAGGAGGATGGGTGGCCTTTATAAGTACATGCCGGTAACTACCGTTACTTTCATAATAGGAACCCTTGCCCTTGTGGGAATTCCTCCCCTTGCCGGCTTTTTCAGTAAGGAGGAGATTATCCTCTCTACTTACGCTAACGGACATTTAGTTTTCTGGTTCTTCCTCGTTGTGGGAGCCATGTTAACGGCGCTCTACATGGGAAGGCTTGTTTTTCTGGTCTTCTTCGGGGAGGAGCGTTTTGAGCCCCGGGAGAAGAAGCACCTTCACGAGTCTCCTGCAGTTATGACCGTACCTCTGATTGTGCTCTCTGTACCCTCTGTTTTCGCCGGTTTTCTGAAGGAGTGGTTTGAGCACTTTGTAGGAGAGGTTGTTCCCAATCACGTCCATGAGGTTGAGGCGGGGGTGAAGCTCTTTGTTTCGGCTACCACTTTGTCGCTTGCGGTTTTCGGACTTTTTGTTGCGGCCCTTTTCTACTACTGGAGAAAGCTTTCGCCGGAAGCCATCACGGAGAACCCCCTTATCCGTCCCCTTTATCTCCTTCTCTATAACAAGTACTACTTCGACGAGATTTACGGTTTCCTGTTTGTGAGGGGAGTAGGTTTCGGGGGCGGAAAGCTTGCCAACTTTGTCGATAGGTACGTTATAGACGGAATTGTTAACGGCGTTGCCGTTGTTACGAAGTGGTGTGGGGAGGCTCTCAGAATTACCCAAACCGGGGTTGTTAATAACTACGCGGCCTATTTTGCACTCGGTATCATTTTGGCGGCTCTAATTCTCTTGTTGGTGTAG
- a CDS encoding NADH-quinone oxidoreductase subunit M, protein MVGVLLIVPLIGALAVALCRSDLRARWIALGFTAVELLISLVMWWKFDLSKPGFQFVEVANWLPNLSVKYKVGVDGLSLIMVVMTTLLTFVAVASAWSYIERRRKLFYALLLMLETAMVGVFVSLDLLLFYIFWEAMLIPMALIIGIWGGERRIYSALKFFIYTFAGSIFLLIGMVVLVIVYGGLTGQYTFDIQQLTAVKLPVELQKWLFWAFFLAFAVKVPVFPFHTWLPDAHVEAPTPGSVILAGVLLKMGTYGFLRFSLPLFPDAYREFAPVIFALGVVAIIYTALVALVQDDVKKVVAYSSVSHMGFVMIGLFSLNVQGIEGAVFQMLNHGLVSAALFFLVGAIYERLHTRSIRKMGGLAEFAPKLATLAMLFTMANVGLPGTSSFIGEFLTILGGFKAATWVGVLMALGVIFGAAYMLYMYRNVFFLEPKILSFKDLNRREFLALALLAVLVVWWGFNPEFVMKYIHTYTAALLRGV, encoded by the coding sequence ATGGTTGGTGTGCTGTTAATCGTTCCTCTGATTGGAGCTCTTGCCGTTGCTTTGTGCAGGAGCGATTTGAGGGCAAGGTGGATTGCCCTCGGGTTCACGGCGGTTGAGCTTCTCATCTCTCTGGTTATGTGGTGGAAGTTTGACCTTTCAAAGCCCGGGTTTCAGTTCGTAGAGGTTGCAAACTGGCTACCTAACCTGTCGGTTAAGTACAAAGTGGGAGTGGACGGCCTCAGCCTGATAATGGTGGTTATGACTACGCTTTTAACCTTTGTGGCCGTGGCTTCGGCCTGGTCTTACATAGAGAGAAGGAGGAAGCTCTTTTATGCCCTCCTTTTAATGCTTGAAACGGCCATGGTGGGCGTTTTTGTCTCCCTGGACCTGCTGCTCTTTTACATTTTCTGGGAGGCGATGCTGATTCCGATGGCCCTTATCATCGGAATCTGGGGAGGCGAGAGGCGGATATACTCCGCTTTAAAGTTCTTCATCTACACCTTTGCGGGCAGTATCTTTCTGCTCATCGGTATGGTTGTTCTCGTTATCGTTTACGGCGGGTTAACCGGTCAGTATACCTTCGACATACAGCAGCTTACCGCCGTTAAGCTTCCCGTTGAGCTTCAGAAGTGGCTCTTCTGGGCCTTCTTCCTGGCGTTTGCGGTTAAAGTTCCCGTTTTCCCCTTTCACACGTGGTTGCCCGATGCCCACGTTGAGGCTCCCACCCCCGGTAGCGTCATCCTCGCCGGTGTTCTCCTCAAGATGGGAACCTACGGTTTCCTCAGGTTCTCCCTACCCCTCTTCCCCGATGCCTATAGGGAGTTTGCTCCCGTTATATTCGCCCTCGGCGTTGTGGCGATAATCTACACGGCACTTGTTGCCCTGGTTCAGGACGACGTTAAAAAGGTTGTTGCCTATAGCTCCGTTTCCCACATGGGATTTGTGATGATTGGTCTCTTCTCCCTTAACGTTCAGGGTATAGAAGGAGCGGTCTTTCAGATGCTCAACCACGGCCTTGTAAGCGCTGCCCTCTTTTTCCTGGTGGGTGCCATTTACGAGCGTCTGCACACCCGCAGTATCCGTAAGATGGGCGGACTCGCAGAGTTTGCCCCTAAGCTTGCCACGCTCGCCATGCTCTTCACGATGGCAAACGTAGGTTTGCCGGGAACGAGCTCCTTCATAGGTGAGTTCCTTACGATTTTGGGGGGCTTTAAGGCTGCAACCTGGGTCGGCGTTCTCATGGCCCTTGGTGTTATCTTCGGTGCCGCGTACATGCTCTACATGTACAGGAACGTCTTCTTCCTTGAGCCCAAAATTCTCTCCTTTAAAGACCTTAACAGGAGAGAGTTCCTTGCGCTTGCGCTCTTGGCCGTTCTTGTTGTTTGGTGGGGCTTTAACCCCGAATTTGTTATGAAGTACATACACACCTATACGGCAGCTCTTCTGAGGGGAGTGTAA
- a CDS encoding NADH-quinone oxidoreductase subunit N — MNINFYLMVPEAFLLSAAIFFILFDLVIPHRLKNQVLSSLTLVAIVLTVVLVVLFTPFVPKEAFNGFVKKDLLVSFSQVLILVVAFFTTLVSFDYLKKFPTPYVGEYYYTLLFAVFGLMLMVEANELSTLFVSLEVSSISLYILASLFSGDYRGKEAALKYFILGSVGAATIAYGFALLYGITGSTLYPEVASYLKTHLSDVVLPLLLALVFIVSGFLFKVGAVPFHGWVPDVYHGAPTPVTLFMGAAVKVAAFIALLRLFIPVFPLPQPWNGAFIFFAVVTMFAGALMALNQENLKRMLAYSAISHTGVILAAAAALPSLALFTVFFYLFAYAFMTVAAFGFISALTGKRFVGENLSDLKGLYSRNPFMGLLAVVIFMSLAGIPPLLGFWAKFWVLMALVKSDYLLVALSVLVSSLISLYFYLKPIVYIFMKEGEGGAFPGPSELAAVVVASAVLVVLGLFPSLVSELSLFGLSSFLRGLM; from the coding sequence ATGAACATAAACTTCTACCTGATGGTGCCGGAGGCCTTTCTCCTTTCGGCGGCTATCTTCTTCATACTGTTCGACCTTGTTATCCCCCACAGGTTGAAAAACCAAGTTCTCTCTTCTCTTACGCTTGTTGCCATCGTTCTCACCGTGGTTCTCGTTGTCCTCTTTACCCCTTTTGTTCCGAAAGAGGCCTTTAACGGTTTTGTTAAGAAGGACCTCTTGGTATCCTTCTCTCAAGTTCTGATTCTCGTCGTTGCCTTCTTTACAACCCTTGTGAGCTTCGACTACCTTAAAAAGTTCCCGACCCCTTACGTAGGTGAGTACTACTACACGCTTCTCTTTGCGGTTTTCGGCCTGATGTTGATGGTTGAGGCCAACGAGCTCTCTACTCTTTTTGTCTCTCTGGAGGTCTCTTCTATATCCCTTTACATCCTTGCATCGCTGTTTAGCGGCGATTACAGGGGCAAAGAGGCGGCCCTTAAGTACTTTATACTCGGCTCTGTAGGAGCTGCAACCATAGCCTACGGTTTTGCCCTCCTCTACGGAATAACCGGTTCTACCCTGTACCCGGAGGTTGCCTCTTACTTAAAGACCCACCTTTCCGACGTGGTTCTTCCCCTTCTCCTTGCACTCGTTTTTATTGTTTCCGGCTTTCTATTTAAGGTGGGGGCCGTTCCCTTTCACGGTTGGGTTCCAGACGTTTACCACGGAGCTCCTACTCCTGTAACGCTTTTTATGGGGGCGGCCGTAAAGGTGGCTGCGTTTATAGCCCTTCTCAGGCTCTTTATACCGGTTTTTCCCCTTCCCCAGCCCTGGAACGGGGCTTTTATCTTCTTTGCCGTTGTTACCATGTTCGCCGGTGCCCTTATGGCCCTTAACCAGGAGAACTTGAAGAGAATGCTTGCCTACTCGGCGATTTCCCATACCGGCGTTATTCTTGCCGCCGCCGCTGCACTTCCGAGCTTAGCCCTGTTTACGGTTTTCTTCTACCTTTTTGCCTACGCGTTTATGACCGTTGCTGCCTTTGGCTTTATCTCTGCCCTTACCGGGAAAAGGTTTGTGGGAGAAAACCTTTCGGATTTAAAGGGGCTTTACTCCAGGAACCCCTTTATGGGGCTGTTGGCGGTGGTTATTTTTATGTCCCTTGCCGGTATTCCGCCCCTTCTCGGCTTTTGGGCCAAGTTCTGGGTGCTTATGGCCTTGGTTAAATCGGACTACCTACTTGTTGCCCTTTCCGTTTTGGTCTCCAGCCTGATTTCCCTCTACTTCTACCTGAAGCCTATAGTTTACATATTCATGAAAGAGGGTGAGGGGGGCGCTTTCCCCGGACCTTCAGAGCTTGCGGCCGTTGTTGTTGCATCGGCGGTGCTTGTTGTTTTGGGGCTTTTCCCCTCTCTGGTTTCTGAGCTTTCGCTGTTCGGACTCTCCTCCTTCCTCAGGGGGCTTATGTGA
- the selA gene encoding L-seryl-tRNA(Sec) selenium transferase — protein MRELLRQIPKVDRFLSDKELLALVEGKPLFFLKKAVNDTLAELRLQISQGRVTEIDYDSLKEKVKRRLLELLRPKLHKVINATGVVLHTNLGRAPISRSVAEHLVEVITGYSNLEYDLEKGRRGLRYRNLEWILKELTGAEDVCVVNNNAGAVLLVLSALAKGKEVIVSRGELIEIGGSFRIPDVMAQSGAVLREVGTTNKTHLRDYEEAITEETALLMKVHTSNYKILGFTASVPTRELVELGRKYGVPVYEDLGSGSFIDVRKLGLSYEPTVQDVLKSGVDVVSFSGDKLLGGAQAGIILGRRELLQRIKRHPLNRALRIDKMTLAVLEATLVYYLEESLAFKEIPVWKLLSQPKEAIKAKAKELVKIMEHENFKGKLTIIEDEAEVGGGALPLQRLPTYCVKISVKGLPAEEIDRRMRSFAVPVVGRIKKDAYLLDMMTVFEEEIPQVAENLLKLGEEA, from the coding sequence GTGAGAGAGCTTCTCAGGCAAATCCCTAAGGTAGACCGTTTTTTGAGTGACAAGGAGCTCCTTGCCCTTGTTGAGGGTAAGCCCCTCTTTTTCCTGAAGAAGGCCGTAAACGACACCCTTGCCGAGCTGCGCCTTCAGATATCTCAGGGCAGAGTTACCGAAATCGATTACGATTCTTTAAAGGAGAAGGTAAAGAGGCGTCTCCTTGAGCTGCTCCGTCCCAAGCTCCACAAGGTTATAAACGCAACCGGGGTTGTTCTCCATACGAACCTGGGTAGGGCCCCTATCTCCCGCTCCGTAGCCGAGCACCTTGTAGAGGTTATAACGGGTTACTCAAACCTTGAGTACGACTTGGAAAAGGGGAGAAGGGGGCTCAGGTACAGGAACCTCGAGTGGATTCTGAAGGAGCTCACCGGTGCAGAGGATGTCTGCGTTGTTAACAACAACGCCGGTGCCGTTTTACTGGTTCTCTCGGCCCTGGCCAAGGGGAAGGAGGTGATAGTCTCCCGGGGAGAGCTTATTGAAATAGGAGGCTCTTTCAGGATTCCCGACGTTATGGCCCAAAGCGGTGCCGTTTTAAGGGAGGTGGGAACTACCAACAAAACCCACCTTCGGGACTACGAAGAGGCCATAACGGAGGAGACGGCCCTTTTGATGAAGGTCCACACCAGCAACTACAAAATCCTCGGGTTTACCGCCTCGGTTCCCACAAGGGAGCTTGTGGAGCTCGGCAGGAAGTACGGCGTTCCCGTTTACGAAGACCTGGGTAGCGGTAGCTTTATAGATGTTAGGAAGCTCGGCCTCTCTTACGAGCCTACCGTTCAAGACGTTTTAAAGAGCGGCGTAGATGTTGTTTCCTTTAGCGGCGATAAGCTCCTGGGAGGGGCCCAAGCCGGTATCATCCTCGGCAGGAGGGAGCTGCTCCAAAGGATAAAGAGACACCCCTTGAACAGGGCTTTGCGTATAGACAAGATGACCCTTGCCGTTCTTGAGGCCACCCTTGTTTACTACTTGGAGGAGAGCCTCGCCTTTAAGGAGATTCCCGTTTGGAAGCTCCTGTCTCAGCCGAAGGAGGCCATAAAGGCCAAGGCTAAGGAGCTTGTTAAAATTATGGAACACGAAAACTTTAAGGGTAAGTTAACGATAATAGAGGATGAGGCCGAGGTGGGCGGAGGGGCGCTACCCCTTCAGAGGTTGCCTACCTACTGTGTAAAGATCTCTGTGAAGGGGCTTCCCGCCGAGGAGATAGATAGGAGGATGAGGTCTTTTGCCGTTCCGGTGGTTGGCAGAATAAAGAAGGACGCCTACCTTCTTGATATGATGACCGTTTTTGAGGAGGAGATTCCACAGGTTGCAGAGAATCTCCTGAAGCTCGGGGAGGAGGCTTGA